In Chroicocephalus ridibundus chromosome 12, bChrRid1.1, whole genome shotgun sequence, a single genomic region encodes these proteins:
- the PLTP gene encoding phospholipid transfer protein — protein MAAGSCLLLLLLPWLVTASHSPPGCKIRITSKGLDLVKQEGLRFVEQELQNITMPDVHGKEGQFHYNISQVKVMDLQLAFSDLHFQPQQHLVFNISNASISLRFRRQLLYWFFYDIGSINASADGVHIHTVLQLAKDEAGRLKISNMTCNASIARMHAGFSGTLRTVYEFLSTFIITGMRFLLSQQICPSLEHASLVLLNSVLDTVPVRNYVDEHIGIDYSLLRDPAISTDTLDLDFKGMFFPRARENQELENHAVEPVIKETERMVYVAFSEYFFDSAMHSYFQAGVLAIELQGEKVPKDLEVLLRATFFGTIFMQSPAVDAPLRLVLQVSAPPRCIIKPSGTSVSVSAFLNISLVPPGRPAIQLSSMAMETKLSAKVFLQGKALRVQLDLRRFRIYSKQSALESLALFSLQAPLKTLLQLTIMPIINERTKKGVQIPLPEGMDFTKEVVTNHAGFLTVGADLHFSKGLREVIEKYRPAPTTPTYPSSWPAEPSMDPHQL, from the exons ATGGCTGCcggcagctgcctcctcctcctcctcctgccctggctggtcacGGCCTCGCACAGCCCACCCGGCTGCAAGATCCGGATTACCTCCAAGGGGCTGGACTTGG TGAAGCAGGAGGGGCTGCGCTtcgtggagcaggagctgcagaacaTCACGATGCCAGACGTGCATGGGAAGGAGGGGCAGTTCCACTACAACATCAGCCA GGTCAAAGTGATGGACCTGCAGCTGGCATTTTCCGACCTGCACTTCCAGCCTCAGCAACACCTCGTCTTCAACATCAGCAACGCCTCCATCAGCCTGCGCTTCCGAAGACAGCTGCTCTACTGGTTCTT CTATGACATTGGGTCCATCAATGCCTCTGCGGATGGCGTCCACATccacacagtgctgcagctggccAAAGATGAGGCTGGGCGCCTGAAGATCTCTAACATGACCTGCAATGCCTCCATTGCCAGAATGCATGCAGGCTTCTCTGGCACGCTCAG AACGGTCTATGAATTCCTGAGCACCTTCATCATCACAGGGATGCGCTTCCTCCTCAGCCAGCAG ATCTGCCCATCCCTGGAGCACGCCAGCCTGGTGCTGCTGAACTCCGTGCTGGACACAGTGCCGG TGAGGAACTATGTGGATGAACACATTGGGATTGACTACTCCCTCCTGCGGGACCCAGCCATCTCCACAGATACCCTTGACCTAGACTTCAAG GGCATGTTCTTCCCCCGTGCAAGAGAGAACCAAGAGCTGGAGAACCACGCGGTGGAGCCGGTGATCAAGGAGACCGAGCGCATGGTCTACGTTGCCTTCTCTGAGTACTTCTTTGACTCAGCTATGCACTCATACTTCCAGGCAGGTGTGCTGGCCATAGAGCTCCAGGGGGAGAAG GTGCCCAAGGACCTGGAGGTTTTGCTGAGAGCCACTTTCTTTGGGACCATCTTCATGCAG AGCCCTGCTGTGGATGCTCCGCTGCGGCTGGTGCTGCAGGTGTCGGCTCCTCCCCGCTGCATCATCAAACCCTCGGGCACCTCTGTCTCCGTCTCTGCCTTCCTCAACATCTCGCTGGTGCCCCCAGGACGCCCCGCCATCCAGCTCTCCAGCATGGCCATG GAAACAAAACTGAGCGCCAAGGTGTTTCTGCAAGGGAAGGCGCTCCGTGTGCAGCTGGACCTGCGACG GTTTCGCATCTACTCCAAGCAGTCTGCACTGGAGTCGCTAGCG ctgttcTCACTGCAGGCCCCACTGAAGACCCTGCTGCAGCTGACGATCATGCCCATCATTAATG agaGGACTAAAAAGGGGGTGCAGATCCCACTGCCAGAAGGCATGGACTTCACCAAGGAGGTGGTCACCAACCATGCG GGATTCCTCACGGTGGGAGCTGATCTCCACTTCTCCAAGGGGCTGCGGGAGGTGATTGAGAAATACCGCCCGGCCCCTACCACCCCCACCTACCCCAGCTCATGGCCTGCAGAGCCCAGCATGGACCCCCACCAGCTCTAG
- the PCIF1 gene encoding mRNA (2'-O-methyladenosine-N(6)-)-methyltransferase: protein MANENHGSPAEEASLMSHSPGTSNQNQPSSPKPMRLVQDLPDELVQAGWEKCWSKRENRPYYFNRFTNQSLWEMPVLGQHDVISDPLGLNAAPMPLEGGMIDTSVESKQRKRRFSEEVPPSGNSVKKPKADVPGNPAAQPVPSSPSIPGTSVLKAWCVSPEDKQQAALLRPTEVYWDLDIQTNAVIKQRAPSEVLSPHPEVELLRSQLILKLRQHYRELCQQREGIDPPRESFNRWMLERKVVDKGTDPLLPSDCEPVVSPSMFREIMNDIPIRLSRIKFREEAKRLLFKYAEAAKRLIESRSASPDSRKVVKWNVEDTFSWLRRDHSASKEDYMDRLEHLRKQCGPHVSAAAKDSVEGICSKIYYISLEYVKRIREKHLAILKENNISAEVEAPEVQDRLVYCYPVRLAIPSPPLPSVEMHMENNVACVRYKGEMVKVSRNYFSKLWLLYRYSCIDDSGFEKFLPRVWCLLRRYQMMFGVGLYEGTGLQGALPVHVFEALHKLFGVSFECFASPLNCYFKQYCSAFLDTDGYFGSRGPCLDFFPISGSFEANPPFCEELMDAMVSHFEKLLENSSEPLSFIVFIPEWRDPPTPALTRMEQSKFKRHQLILPAFDHEYRSGSQHVCKKEEMYYKAVHNTAVLFLQNSAGFAKWEPTPERLQELVAAYKHSGRTLSSSSSSSSSSSSSSSSTADKERELGREQSSSRETNPN from the exons ATGGCCAATGAGAATCACGGAAGCCCTGCGGAGGAAGCATCTCTCATGAGTCACTCACCTGGCACCTCCAACCAgaaccagcccagctcccccaaaCCTATGCGACTGGTACAGGACCTGCCAG ATGAGCTGGTGCAGGCTGGCTGGGAGAAGTGCTGGAGCAAGCGGGAGAACCGCCCTTACTACTTCAACCGCTTCACTAACCAGTCTCTGTGGGAAATGCCTGTTCTGGGACAACACGATGTCATT TCAGACCCTCTGGGACTGAATGCGGCTCCTATGCCACTGGAAGGTGGGATGATAGATACCTCTGTGGAGAGCAAGCAAAGGAAGAGGAGGTTCTCTGAGGAGGTTCCACCGAGTGGCAACAGTGTGAAAAAGCCCAAG GCGGATGTCCCGGGGAACCCAGCTGCTCAGCCagtccccagctctcccagtaTTCCAGGAACTTCTGTCCTGAAGGCATGGTGTGTTTCACCTGAAGATAAACAGCAGGCAGCTCTTTTACGACCAACTGA AGTATATTGGGACCTGGATATTCAGACAAATGCAGTGATTAAGCAGAGAGCACCATCTGAAGTGCTTTCTCCACACCCTGAGGTGGAGCTGCTTCGATCCCAGCTCATTCTGAAGCTGCGGCAACATTATCGTGAGCTCTGCCAGCAGCGAGAAG GGATTGACCCTCCAAGGGAGTCCTTTAATCGCTGGATGTTGGAGAGGAAGGTGGTTGATAAAGGGACAGATCCTCTTCTACCAAGTGACTGCGAGCCAGTAGTGTCTCCCTCCATGTTCAGAGAGATCATGAATGACATTCCCATCAG GTTATCCAGAATCAAATTCCGGGAGGAAGCCAAGAGACTGCTCTTCAAGTATGCCGAGGCTGCAAAACGCCTGATTGAATCCAG GAGTGCTTCACCAGACAGCAGGAAGGTGGTGAAGTGGAATGTGGAGGACACCTTCAGCTGGCTGCGACGGGACCATTCTGCCTCTAAGGAGGACTACATG GACCGCCTGGAGCACTTACGCAAACAGTGTGGGCCCCATGTGTCTGCTGCAGCAAAGGACTCCGTTGAAGGCATCTGCAGTAAGATTTACTACATATCCCTTGAATACGTCAAGCGGATCCGGGAGAAGCATCTTGCCATCCTCAAAGAGAACAATATATCTG CTGAGGTAGAAGCTCCTGAAGTCCAGGACAGGCTCGTATACTGTTACCCAGTGAGACTGgccatcccctccccaccactCCCCAGCGTGGAAATGCACATGGAAAACAATGTGGCATGTGTGCGGTACAAAGGGGAGATGGTGAAAGTGAGCCGCAACTACTTCAGCAAGCTG TGGCTTCTCTATCGGTACAGTTGCATAGACGACTCTGGCTTTGAAAAGTTTCTGCCCAGGGTTTGGTGCCTTCTCCGTCGATACCAG ATGATGTTCGGTGTGGGTCTGTACGAAGGAACTGGTCTGCAGGGGGCACTTCCCGTGCACGTCTTTGAAGCCCTCCACAAACTCTTTGGAGTGAGTTTTGAATGCTTTGCCTCGCCCCTGAATTGCTATTTTAAACAGTACTGTTCGGCCTTCTTGGATACAGACGGGTATTTTGGATCCAGGGG CCCGTGCCTGGATTTCTTCCCTATAAGTGGCTCTTTTGAGGCAAATCCTCCGTTCTGTGAGGAACTGATGGATGCCATGGTCTCTCACTTTGAG AAACTGCTGGAGAACTCCAGTGAGCCTCTCTCCTTTATCGTCTTCATCCCCGAGTGGCGGGACCCTCCTACACCAGCCCTGACCCGCATGGAGCAGAGCAAGTTCAAGCGGCACCAGCTCATCCTGCCAGCCTTTGATCACGAATACCGCAGCGGGTCTCAGCATGTCTGCAAAAA AGAGGAGATGTACTACAAGGCCGTGCACAACACAGCCGTCCTCTTCCTGCAGAACAGTGCAGGCTTTGCCAAGTGGGAGCCCACGCCAGAGCGGCTGCAGGAGCTTGTTGCAGCCTACAAGCATTCAGGCCGGaccctcagctcctcctcctcctcctcgtcatcatcatcctcctcctcgtcctccacaGCAGATAAAGAGCGGGAGCTGGGCCgagagcaaagcagcagcagggagactAATCCCAACTAA
- the LOC134522383 gene encoding E3 ubiquitin-protein ligase RNF182-like, translating to MAHQDGGRGLQPPVHVAPELECKICYSRYDARARRPKLLRCGHRLCAKCLRKMVALGNASPRQLRCPFCRQHSPVPGGDVQQLQDDGEALALLTGHERAKKQGVPRSPEVLLCPSVLEPTAGPDCLVVTILEVPEDVAPPEGLGGLEVVRLYRPASLGTLPCHGPGQKCRSWGWRAVPRFILGVLCLLYFSSLPFGIYLLLIEHHSLGIVLVSLVPSTLLLCIVYSLCQCLCREVFGFPHS from the coding sequence ATGGCCCACCAGGAcggcgggcgggggctgcagccACCCGTACACGTAGCCCCCGAGCTGGAGTGCAAGATCTGCTACAGCCGCTACGACGCCCGCGCCCGCAGGCCCAAGCTGCTGCGCTGCGGCCATCGCCTCTGCGCCAAGTGCCTGCGCAAGATGGTGGCGCTGGGGAACGCATCGCCCCGCCAGCTCCGCTGCCCCTTCTGCCGCCAGCACAGCCCGGTGCCCGGTGGGGacgtgcagcagctgcaggacgACGGCGAGGCGCTGGCGCTGCTGACAGGCCATGAGCGGGCCAAGAAGCAGGGTGTCCCCCGGTCCCCCGAGGTTCTCCTCTGCCCCAGCGTACTGGAGCCCACGGCCGGCCCCGACTGCCTGGTCGTCACCATCCTGGAGGTGCCGGAGGACGTGGCCCCGCCGGAGggcctgggagggctggaggtggTGCGGCTGTaccgccccgccagcctgggcACGCTGCCCTGCCACGGCCCCGGGCAGAAGTGCCGCTCCTGGGGGTGGCGAGCCGTCCCCCGCTTCATCCTGGGCGTCCTCTGCCTCCTCTACTTCAGCTCCCTGCCCTTCGGCATCTACCTCCTGCTCATCGAGCACCACAGCCTGGGCATCGTCCTGGTCAGCCTCGTGccctccaccctcctcctctgCATCGTCTACAGCCTCTGCCAGTGTCTGTGCCGAGAGGTCTTCGGGTTCCCCCACTCCTGA
- the LOC134522388 gene encoding iroquois-class homeodomain protein IRX-5-like: MAGVGELLCWVPCTPRHPPAPWHLGGHNARHRRGRGRAGPSSAPSRVRRAEHPHAPSPGHCCPPVHPALTPLYPLQVSPAYEVPPGLLPSAGLCPPCCRQPLPVEPGRAKVAAARESTGALKAWLARHPRNPYPSKGEKVMLAVVSRMSLTQVSTWFANARRRLKKENKASWAPHGASDSEDSEGEGATPAAPPGPDPSPVQDGCGYSPEVGPGPGQGKQPQKAKIWSVAAMLASPPGESRCPPGVAEQG, translated from the coding sequence ATGGCTGGGGTTGGGGAGTTGCTGTGCTGGGTTCCCTGCACCCCCCGACACCCTCCTGCCCCCTGGCACCTTGGGGGGCACAATGCCAGGCACAGGCGAGGGCGAGGACGGGCAggacccagctctgctccctcccgtGTGCGAAGGGCCGAACACCCAcatgccccctcccccggccacTGTTGCCCCCCAGTCCATCCTGCCCTGACACCCCTCTACCCCCTCCAGGTCTCACCAGCCTACGAGGTGCCCCCGGGGCTGCTGCCCAGCgctgggctctgcccgccctgctgccggcagcccctTCCCGTGGAGCCGGGGCGGGCGAAGGTGGCAGCGGCACGGGAGAGCACCGGGGCGCTGAAGGCCTGGCTGGCGCGGCACCCCAGGAACCCCTACCCCAGCAAGGGGGAGAAGGTGATGCTGGCCGTGGTCAGCCGCATGAGCCTCACCCAGGTCTCCACCTGGTTCGCCAACGCCCGCCGGCGcctcaagaaggagaacaaggcGAGCTGGGCACCGCACGGCGCCTCGGACAGCGAGGACAGCGAGGGTGAGGGGGCTACAccagctgccccccccggccctgacCCCAGCCCTGTGCAGGATGGGTGCGGGTACAGCCCCGAGGTGGGGCCAGGCCCCGGGCAAGGCAAGCAGCCCCAGAAAGCCAAGATCTGGAGCGTGGCAGCGATGCTGGCATCTCCCCCCGGCGAGAGCAGGTGCCCCCcgggggtggcagagcaggggtAG